From Medicago truncatula cultivar Jemalong A17 chromosome 7, MtrunA17r5.0-ANR, whole genome shotgun sequence, a single genomic window includes:
- the LOC25498662 gene encoding F-box/kelch-repeat protein At3g23880, whose translation MDTPPLQALFVPNELVSEILFLLSVKNIVRLKCVSKSWNALISDPLFVQKHHNLSLQNPHLMLSWKTITPAVKFVVPFPVHLLLKNPSITVSSNKSHDFEHNCRIVGSCNGLLCLLFNSETETSKPKNWLRFWNPATRTSSKNLGSFRYRTPRRYDNSYGLSCYKFSFGYDASTLTYKVVAFRVRRNNDSWESRVKIFNLGDNCWRNIQSFPIFPLNWLQNRRRLASNCRLNDGVHLSGTINWLAMYKPTTHVVQFVIVSLDLSTESYKKLLPPPGFNEMPCFQPLLRVLMDSLCLSHNPKKTELVLWQMKEYGVQESWTQLFKISYKNLQMQNIDAGFACLYVNSDTVIFANKYCNQPYIYNLKDKTVKRIKVGLNLDWFDQAMVYVESLVSVP comes from the coding sequence ATGGATACACCTCCTTTGCAGGCTTTGTTCGTCCCCAACGAACTCGTCTCTGAAATCCTATTTCTGCTTAGTGTTAAAAACATCGTACGACTTAAATGCGTGAGCAAGTCATGGAACGCTCTCATCTCCGATCCACTCTTCGTCCAAAAACACCATAACTTATCGTTGCAGAACCCACATCTCATGCTATCTTGGAAAACGATCACACCAGCCGTCAAGTTCGTTGTACCCTTCCCGGTGCATCTTTTGCTCAAAAATCCATCCATCACCGTTTCCAGCAACAAATCCCATGATTTTGAGCATAATTGTAGGATTGTTGGTTCCTGTAATGGATTGCTTTGCTTGCTTTTCAATTCTGAAACAGAGACATCAAAACCAAAGAATTGGTTACGTTTCTGGAACCCTGCCACCAGGACAAGCTCTAAAAATTTAGGGTCATTCCGTTATAGAACCCCTCGTCGCTATGATAACAGCTATGGTTTGTCCTGTTATAAGTTCTCTTTTGGTTATGATGCTTCAACTTTAACTTATAAGGTTGTGGCATTTCGTGTTAGAAGGAATAATGATTCATGGGAAAGCAGggttaaaattttcaatcttggTGATAATTGTTGGAGAAATATTCAGAGCTTTCCTATATTTCCTCTTAATTGGTTGCAGAATAGACGCCGCCTAGCCAGCAACTGCCGCCTTAATGATGGTGTGCATTTGAGTGGGACTATTAACTGGTTGGCTATGTACAAGCCTACTACTCATGTTGTGCAATTTGTGATTGTTTCACTTGATCTTTCAACGGAATCATACAAGAAGTTGCTGCCTCCTCCAGGGTTTAACGAGATGCCATGTTTTCAGCCACTTCTTAGGGTTTTGATGGACAGTCTTTGTTTATCTCATAATCCCAAGAAAACTGAATTGGTTTTATGGCAAATGAAGGAGTACGGCGTTCAAGAgtcttggactcaattatttaaGATTAGTTACAAGAATCTTCAAATGCAAAACATTGATGCTGGTTTTGCATGTCTTTATGTAAATAGTGATACGGTGATTTTTGCAAATAAATACTGCAACCAGCCATATATCTATAATTTAAAAGACAAAACAGTAAAGAGAATTAAAGTAGGACTCAACCTAGACTGGTTCGATCAGGCAATGGTTTACGTAGAAAGTTTGGTTTCAGTTCCTTGA
- the LOC25498663 gene encoding uncharacterized protein codes for MPFSSKLPLIMFFCSLIIHSSLAEVVCEELQKDLCSFSIASSGKRCLLETEKAADGGIEYQCRTSEVVLERMAGYIETDQCVKACGVERNFVGISSDALLEPQFTAKLCSSSCYQNCPNIVDLYFNLAAGEGVFLPDLCEIQKTNPHRAMIELVSSGAAPGPVSALSQDKHVAFAPSPL; via the exons ATGCCTTTCTCATCCAAATTACctttgattatgtttttttgttccCTTATTATCCATTCATCTTTAG CTGAAGTTGTGTGTGAGGAATTGCAAAAGGATCTATGTTCTTTCTCAATAGCTTCTTCGGGAAAACGGTGTTTGTTGGAGACAGAGAAGGCTGCAGATGGTGGCATCGAGTATCAATGTAGGACATCAGAAGTAGTGTTGGAGCGAATGGCGGGATACATAGAGACAGATCAATGTGTGAAAGCATGTGGAGTTGAAAGGAATTTTGTCGGAATTTCTTCCGATGCATTGCTTGAGCCACAATTCACAGCCAAACTTTGTTCATCATCTTGTTACCAAAATTGCCCCAATATTGTTGACCTTTACTTCAATTTGGCTGCTGGGGAAG GTGTGTTTTTGCCTGACCTCTGTGAGATACAAAAGACCAACCCTCATCGCGCTATGATCGAGCTTGTGAGCTCTGGAGCTGCACCTGGCCCTGTTTCTGCTCTGTCACAAGACAAGCATGTAGCATTTGCCCCTTCTCCCCTGTAA